Part of the Acidobacteriota bacterium genome is shown below.
GGTTGCCCATCTGGACCACCTTGCCCGTGCGCTTCTGCGCGGCGACGAGCCATTCGCCTTCGAGCGGATTGTGGCTGCACGGCTTCTCGACGTAGACGTGCTTGCCCGCGTTCAGCGCCATGATGGCCGCCGGCGCATGCCAGTGATCCGGCGCGGCGATGACGAGCGCATCGACGTCGGGCATGTCCAGCACCTTGCGCACGTCCGCACTCGTCTTCGGCGTGCCGCCGCCGGCCTCGGCAATCATCGCCGCCACGCGCGCCGACGCGCGCGAGTCCACGTCGCAGATCGCGGTGATGGCGGTGCCCGGCGTGTTCAGGAACGCGCGCGCGAGCTGGCCGCCGCGGCTGTTGACGCCCATGATGGCCACGCGGACGCGGTCCGACGGAGCCCCGCCCTGCACGCGAATCGCTGGCGCGGCGGAGACGACGGCTGGAGCGGCGAGCCCCGCGCCGAGCGTGGCGGAGGCAGTCTTCAGGAACGAACGACGATCGACGGAATGGGCCATGGCGCCAATACGATACCTCGTCACGACTCCGGCAACCGGCAACGGGCAAGCCGGCAACCGGATCGAGTGGTTCTGACCGCCGGATGAAATCCGGCGGCTACGCGGCGCCGTGCTCGCGGCGCTATCGCTGTTCGACTGCCCGGCAATGGCCGATCGGTTGCCCGTTGCCGGTTGCCGGTTGCCGCCGATGTCTGACATCCTGTGCACACCGCATGACGACAGCCGCCACCGCGCTCTCGCGGTTCATCACCTTCGACCGCGCGGCGTGGGCGCACTTGCGCGACAGCACGCCGCTCACGCTCTCCGAGGCGGATCTGAGTGCGCTGCGCGGCGTCAACGACGCGCTCTCGCTCGACGAGGTCGTGCAGATTTACCTGCCGCTGTCGCGACTGCTGAACCTGTACGTGCACGCATCGCAGGGGCTCTACCGCACCACGCAGACCTTCCTCGGCAACAACGGCCATCAGGTGCCGTTCATCATCGGGCTGGCCGGAAGCGTGGCCGTCGGCAAGAGCACCACCGCGCGCATCCTCCAGGCGCTGCTCTCGCGCTGGCCGAATCACCCGTCGGTTGATCTCGTGACGACCGACGGGTTCCTCTTCCCGAATGCGGTGCTCGAAAGCCGCGGCCTGATGAAGCGCAAAGGGTTCCCGGAGAGCTACGACAGGGCGCGCCTCGTGCGCTTCCTCGCCGACGTGAAGGGCGGCGTCCCGGAGGTCCACGCGCCCGTCTACTCACACCAGCGCTACGACATCGTGCCCGGCGCCGTGCAGACGGTGCGACAGCCGGACGTCGTCATCGTCGAAGGGCTGAACGTGCTGCAGGCGCCGCCGGATCAGCGCGACACCGATCACCTGTTCGCGTCGGACTTCTTCGACTTCTCGATCTACGTCGACGCGCAGGAGCGCGACATCGAGCAGTGGTACGTCGCGCGCTTCCTGCGTCTCGTCGAGACGGTGTTCCAGGATGCCGACTCGTACTTTCACAGGTACGCGTCGCTCGACGAACGCGAGGCGCGCGAGACGGCCGCGCACATCTGGACCGAGATCAACGCCCCCAACCTGCGCGAGAACATCCAGCCCACGCGCATGCGAGCCCACCTGATCCTGACGAAGGGCCCGCACCACACCGTCGAACGCGTCCAGCTCAGGCGCGTCTGAGCGCGATCCGATCCACGGTGG
Proteins encoded:
- a CDS encoding type I pantothenate kinase, yielding MTTAATALSRFITFDRAAWAHLRDSTPLTLSEADLSALRGVNDALSLDEVVQIYLPLSRLLNLYVHASQGLYRTTQTFLGNNGHQVPFIIGLAGSVAVGKSTTARILQALLSRWPNHPSVDLVTTDGFLFPNAVLESRGLMKRKGFPESYDRARLVRFLADVKGGVPEVHAPVYSHQRYDIVPGAVQTVRQPDVVIVEGLNVLQAPPDQRDTDHLFASDFFDFSIYVDAQERDIEQWYVARFLRLVETVFQDADSYFHRYASLDEREARETAAHIWTEINAPNLRENIQPTRMRAHLILTKGPHHTVERVQLRRV